Proteins from a genomic interval of Rhodococcus rhodochrous:
- a CDS encoding GntR family transcriptional regulator — translation MNDEGKPLFQQIAELIENSIVDGSLAEESQVPSTNELAAFHRINPATAAKGLNALVADGILYKKRGIGMFVTTGARDKLIARRRDRFAQQYVVPLVLEAEKLGIGIDELKSMLDTREHV, via the coding sequence CTGAACGACGAGGGCAAGCCCCTCTTCCAACAGATCGCCGAGCTCATCGAGAACTCGATCGTCGACGGCAGCCTCGCGGAGGAATCGCAGGTTCCCTCGACGAACGAGCTCGCGGCCTTCCACCGCATCAACCCGGCCACGGCCGCGAAAGGCCTCAACGCCCTGGTCGCCGACGGGATCCTCTACAAGAAACGAGGAATCGGCATGTTCGTCACCACCGGTGCCCGCGACAAACTGATCGCCCGCCGACGGGATCGGTTCGCCCAGCAGTACGTCGTCCCGCTCGTCCTCGAGGCCGAGAAACTCGGAATCGGCATCGACGAGCTCAAGTCCATGCTCGACACACGGGAGCACGTATGA
- a CDS encoding alpha/beta fold hydrolase, which translates to MESRTVTTPGGDVQVRIGGPESRYTVLLFPDAGEDGDVYDVVCERLHTSDLRTIVVEKIDGLAPADVFALLDALALPWVHLAGSGAGAELAWAVAAGRFGRFASLVVADRGHPAVADRDGTVRDASAPPAEVPTTIVVGDASRRPEADASMRYVTGEFRVVELAGVANVPAEAPTDFASAIALRTGSW; encoded by the coding sequence ATGGAATCGAGGACGGTGACCACGCCCGGTGGGGACGTGCAGGTTCGGATCGGCGGCCCCGAAAGTCGTTACACGGTGCTGCTCTTCCCCGACGCGGGGGAGGACGGGGATGTGTACGACGTCGTGTGCGAGCGGCTGCACACGTCCGACCTGCGGACGATCGTGGTCGAGAAGATCGACGGACTCGCGCCCGCCGACGTGTTCGCCCTACTGGACGCCCTCGCTCTGCCCTGGGTTCATCTGGCGGGCAGCGGCGCGGGAGCCGAACTGGCATGGGCCGTCGCCGCAGGGCGCTTCGGACGCTTCGCGAGCCTGGTGGTCGCCGACCGCGGCCATCCCGCGGTCGCGGATCGTGACGGCACGGTGCGCGACGCATCGGCGCCGCCCGCGGAGGTGCCCACCACAATCGTCGTGGGCGATGCCTCGCGTCGCCCCGAAGCGGACGCATCGATGCGCTACGTGACGGGAGAGTTCCGGGTGGTCGAACTCGCCGGTGTCGCCAACGTGCCCGCCGAGGCGCCCACCGACTTCGCGTCCGCGATCGCGCTGCGCACCGGAAGCTGGTGA
- the mtr gene encoding mycothione reductase — protein sequence MTHYDLAIIGTGSGNSILDERYDGKRVALLEEGTFGGTCLNVGCIPTKMYVYAAEVAHTVRTAAKYGVDASIDGVRWNDIVDRVFGRIDPIAAGGERYRREDCANVTVYDGHARFVGERRIDTGTGEVITADQVVVAAGSRPAIPQEVLDSGVRYHTSDDVMRLPKLPESLVILGTGFIAMEFAHVFSALGTRVSVIARTDRLLRHLDADVSERFTALAAAKWDVHLADPARAFRPVGDGVEVELADGTVVSGDALLVATGRQPNGDLLDAAAAGIELDAKGRIVVDEFQRTSAAGVFALGDVSSPYQLKHVANHEARVVQHNLLHDAWSGDTTGLQRTDHRYVPSAVFTDPQIASVGLTEAEAREAGYDISVKIQDYGNVAYGWAMEDTEGFCKLIADRSTGLLLGAHIIGVQASTVIQPLIQAMSFGLPAREMATGQYWIHPALPELVENALLGL from the coding sequence GTGACCCACTACGACCTCGCGATCATCGGCACAGGATCGGGGAATTCGATCCTCGACGAGCGGTACGACGGGAAGCGCGTCGCTCTCCTCGAAGAAGGCACCTTCGGGGGCACCTGCCTCAACGTGGGCTGCATCCCCACGAAGATGTACGTCTACGCCGCGGAGGTCGCCCACACGGTCCGCACCGCGGCGAAGTACGGCGTCGACGCGTCGATCGACGGGGTGCGGTGGAACGACATCGTCGACCGGGTCTTCGGTCGCATCGATCCCATCGCTGCGGGCGGGGAGCGCTACCGCCGCGAGGACTGCGCGAACGTCACCGTCTACGACGGTCACGCGCGGTTCGTCGGCGAGCGCCGCATCGACACCGGAACCGGTGAGGTGATCACTGCCGATCAGGTGGTCGTCGCGGCCGGTTCGCGGCCCGCGATCCCCCAGGAGGTACTCGATTCCGGTGTGAGATATCACACGAGCGACGACGTCATGCGGCTGCCGAAACTGCCCGAGTCCCTCGTGATCCTCGGGACGGGCTTCATCGCGATGGAGTTCGCCCACGTCTTCTCGGCGCTCGGCACGCGGGTGTCGGTGATCGCGCGGACCGACCGTCTGCTGCGGCACCTCGACGCCGACGTCTCCGAGCGGTTCACGGCGCTCGCCGCGGCCAAGTGGGACGTCCACCTCGCCGATCCGGCCCGGGCGTTCCGTCCGGTCGGCGACGGCGTGGAGGTCGAACTCGCCGACGGCACCGTCGTGAGCGGCGACGCCCTGCTCGTCGCGACGGGTCGGCAGCCCAACGGGGACCTGCTCGACGCCGCGGCGGCCGGCATCGAACTCGATGCGAAGGGCCGGATCGTGGTCGACGAGTTCCAGCGCACGTCCGCTGCGGGTGTGTTCGCCCTCGGCGACGTGTCGTCGCCCTACCAGCTCAAGCACGTGGCCAACCACGAGGCGCGGGTCGTCCAGCACAACCTGCTGCACGACGCGTGGAGCGGCGACACCACGGGTCTGCAGCGGACGGACCACCGCTACGTCCCCTCCGCGGTGTTCACCGATCCGCAGATCGCGTCGGTCGGTCTCACCGAGGCCGAGGCCCGGGAGGCGGGATACGACATCTCCGTCAAGATCCAGGACTACGGGAACGTCGCCTACGGCTGGGCCATGGAGGACACCGAGGGCTTCTGCAAGCTGATCGCCGACCGGTCGACGGGTCTGCTGCTCGGCGCCCACATCATCGGGGTGCAGGCGTCGACGGTCATCCAGCCGCTCATCCAGGCGATGTCGTTCGGTCTGCCCGCGCGGGAGATGGCGACCGGCCAGTACTGGATCCACCCCGCGCTGCCCGAGCTCGTCGAGAACGCCCTCCTGGGTCTCTGA
- a CDS encoding alpha/beta hydrolase: protein MTTWRPDVLGDGYEQLELPLGTDPDGEGEISATLVRYQPPSTDLPDRAVLYVHGFTDYFFQQHLAEHFAARGYRFFALDLRKCGRSRAPGHTPHFVTDLSHYDAELDEALRVVREEVGGGVLLAAHSTGGLVLPLWLDRLRRRSGGVAAAGIVGLVLNSPWFDLQGPSYLRNVGTAAIDVVGRLRPRALIPLPKTEAYGRSLQSDGWRYDLDWKPLTGFPIRFGWLRAVRRGQAVLHRGLDIGVPSLILRSGASRSAPRYDASVDTVDAVLDVRQIARWAGCLGNRTTIVPIDGARHDVFLSTPGPLAEAFRELDLWLEWLDGADEADTSGSRTEADDSATVSVLHRPMGEHA, encoded by the coding sequence GTGACTACTTGGCGTCCTGACGTCCTCGGAGACGGCTACGAGCAGCTCGAACTGCCGCTGGGCACCGACCCCGACGGCGAAGGCGAGATCTCGGCGACCCTGGTGCGCTACCAGCCGCCGTCCACCGATCTCCCCGATCGCGCGGTGCTCTACGTCCACGGCTTCACCGACTACTTCTTCCAGCAGCACCTCGCCGAGCACTTCGCGGCGCGCGGCTACCGCTTCTTCGCACTGGACCTGCGCAAGTGCGGCCGCTCGCGGGCACCCGGGCACACTCCTCACTTCGTCACCGATCTCTCCCACTACGACGCCGAGCTCGACGAGGCGCTGCGCGTGGTGCGCGAGGAGGTCGGTGGCGGTGTGCTGCTCGCGGCCCACTCGACGGGCGGGCTCGTCCTGCCGTTGTGGCTCGACCGGCTCCGTCGCCGGTCCGGTGGGGTTGCCGCGGCGGGCATCGTGGGTCTCGTCCTGAACAGCCCGTGGTTCGACCTGCAGGGACCGTCCTACCTGCGCAATGTCGGCACGGCGGCCATCGACGTCGTCGGCCGCCTCCGGCCCCGCGCGCTCATCCCGCTGCCGAAGACCGAGGCCTACGGCCGCAGCCTGCAGAGCGACGGCTGGCGCTACGACCTCGATTGGAAGCCGTTGACCGGCTTCCCCATCCGGTTCGGCTGGTTGCGTGCCGTGCGGCGCGGCCAGGCCGTCCTGCACCGCGGGCTCGACATCGGGGTGCCGTCGCTGATCCTGCGGTCCGGTGCCTCCCGCTCCGCTCCGCGGTACGACGCGAGCGTCGACACCGTCGACGCGGTCCTCGACGTCCGCCAGATAGCCCGATGGGCGGGATGCCTCGGCAACCGCACGACGATCGTGCCGATCGACGGTGCCCGCCACGACGTGTTCCTGTCCACACCCGGTCCCCTGGCGGAGGCCTTCCGGGAATTGGACCTGTGGCTGGAATGGTTGGACGGAGCGGACGAGGCGGACACCTCCGGTTCCCGAACCGAGGCCGACGACTCCGCCACCGTTTCCGTACTGCACCGACCCATGGGAGAGCACGCGTGA